The following proteins are encoded in a genomic region of Cydia fagiglandana chromosome 26, ilCydFagi1.1, whole genome shotgun sequence:
- the LOC134677267 gene encoding uncharacterized protein LOC134677267, which translates to MESIKTSIAELGASFNARMAEFQGQIEKANPESPTVSSVAAQFSAFRAFILKAIETLQQQVEFLSQQVDNMEMRSRRKILLFHGVAEADNEDSSVRILDLLKVHLKTDLIADKIARSHRMGRPRSNKTRCILVEFRDFSDRNAIWAAKTALKGTGVIISEFLTKSRHDVFMMARERFGVRNCYTREGSVYVLVKDGDRSCVTSRADLDKIQVTQPPTAGPVAGVDGAVGLAVDQQPGEPSKRSRKPANRY; encoded by the coding sequence ATGGAATCTATCAAGACCTCGATAGCGGAGTTGGGAGCCTCATTCAACGCAAGGATGGCAGAGTTTCAGGGCCAGATTGAGAAGGCTAACCCGGAGAGTCCCACAGTGTCATCTGTTGCTGCGCAGTTCAGTGCTTTCCGAGCATTCATACTGAAGGCTATCGAGACCCTGCAGCAACAGGTTGAGTTCCTGAGCCAGCAAGTGGACAACATGGAGATGCGGTCTAGGCGCAAGATCCTACTATTTCATGGGGTGGCAGAGGCGGACAACGAGGACTCTTCAGTGCGGATTCTGGACTTGCTGAAGGTGCATCTCAAGACAGATTTGATTGCTGACAAGATTGCTCGAAGCCACCGTATGGGTCGTCCACGTAGCAATAAGACAAGATGCATTCTGGTAGAGTTCAGAGACTTTTCTGATCGCAATGCCATTTGGGCTGCAAAAACTGCTTTGAAAGGGACTGGTGTCATCATCTCCGAATTCCTGACCAAGTCGCGGCACGACGTCTTCATGATGGCCAGGGAGCGTTTCGGAGTTCGTAACTGCTACACGCGAGAAGGCAGCGTGTACGTCCTGGTCAAGGATGGCGATCGTAGCTGTGTTACGTCTCGAGCCGACCTCGACAAGATCCAGGTCACACAACCGCCTACAGCCGGGCCTGTTGCTGGAGTTGACGGTGCAGTCGGGCTTGCGGTAGACCAACAGCCAGGTGAGCCGAGCAAGAGGTCGAGGAAACCGGCAAATcgttattaa